A region from the Candidatus Tenderia electrophaga genome encodes:
- a CDS encoding class V aminotransferase has product MPKSDTQQFPHLEHMIHLNHAAVAPWPAVTRDAVRGFADENARLGSSHYPAWLKLEQLLRRQLAELINAPSADDIALVKNTSEALSFVAYGLEWQVGHNIVSSDQEFPSNRIVWESLGQYGVEFREADLNSGASPEEALFAKVDQNTRMITISSIQYASGLRMDLERIGRFCRENGILFCVDAIQSVGAVQFDVQAVKADFVMADGHKWMLGPEGLGFFYCRPELREQLKLTQYGWHMVDPLGNYTYKDWKVAKTARRFECGSPNMIAIHALQASIQLLLETGMDLVERRLLENSRYLCQRIDAMQGVELLTNTDAGRYGGIVSFTAGDKDDEIFQTLQQRNVFCALRGGGIRFSPHFYTPRALLDEALEVVARGL; this is encoded by the coding sequence ATGCCAAAATCCGACACGCAGCAGTTCCCCCATCTCGAGCACATGATCCACCTCAACCACGCCGCTGTGGCCCCCTGGCCGGCGGTGACGCGGGATGCGGTGCGGGGCTTCGCCGATGAAAACGCCCGTCTCGGCTCGAGCCATTATCCCGCCTGGCTCAAGCTGGAGCAGCTGTTACGGCGCCAACTGGCGGAACTGATCAACGCCCCCTCCGCCGACGACATCGCCCTGGTCAAGAACACCTCCGAGGCGCTCTCCTTCGTCGCCTACGGCCTGGAGTGGCAGGTGGGTCACAACATCGTTTCCAGCGATCAGGAGTTTCCCTCCAATCGCATCGTCTGGGAATCCTTGGGGCAATACGGGGTGGAGTTTCGCGAGGCTGATCTGAACAGCGGCGCCAGTCCCGAGGAGGCGCTGTTCGCCAAGGTGGATCAGAACACGCGCATGATCACCATCAGTTCCATCCAGTATGCCTCGGGCTTGCGCATGGACCTGGAACGCATCGGCCGGTTCTGCCGCGAAAATGGAATCCTGTTCTGCGTCGACGCCATCCAGAGTGTCGGTGCGGTGCAATTCGACGTGCAGGCCGTCAAGGCCGACTTCGTCATGGCCGACGGCCACAAGTGGATGCTGGGGCCGGAGGGGCTGGGCTTTTTCTACTGCCGCCCCGAGTTGCGCGAACAGCTCAAGCTGACCCAGTACGGCTGGCACATGGTCGATCCGCTGGGCAACTACACCTATAAAGATTGGAAGGTCGCCAAGACGGCGCGGCGCTTCGAGTGCGGCAGCCCGAATATGATCGCCATTCATGCCTTGCAGGCCAGTATTCAATTGCTGCTGGAGACCGGCATGGATCTAGTGGAAAGACGGCTGTTGGAAAACAGTCGCTATTTATGCCAACGAATAGATGCCATGCAAGGTGTAGAGTTGCTCACCAATACCGACGCGGGGCGCTACGGCGGCATTGTCAGTTTTACTGCCGGTGACAAGGATGATGAGATATTCCAGACGTTGCAGCAGCGTAATGTGTTCTGCGCTTTGCGTGGCGGCGGGATACGGTTTTCGCCGCATTTCTATACGCCGCGGGCGCTGCTGGATGAGGCATTGGAGGTTGTGGCTAGGGGGCTTTAA
- a CDS encoding pilus assembly protein PilZ, with protein MAEAEDNKPSAPAAPRQGILSLTIKDKGALYAAYMPFVKNGGLFIPTNKDYKLGDEVFMLLKLMEETEKLPIVGKVIWITPKGAQGNRVAGIGVQFASDQDGENARKKIETYLGGALKSDRPTHTM; from the coding sequence ATGGCTGAAGCAGAAGACAACAAACCGTCTGCCCCCGCAGCGCCGCGACAAGGGATTTTGTCACTCACCATCAAGGACAAAGGCGCCCTTTACGCGGCCTATATGCCGTTTGTCAAAAACGGCGGCCTGTTTATCCCCACCAACAAGGACTACAAGCTGGGCGACGAAGTCTTCATGCTGCTCAAGCTGATGGAAGAGACCGAAAAACTGCCTATCGTCGGCAAGGTGATTTGGATCACCCCCAAGGGCGCCCAGGGCAACCGGGTGGCCGGCATCGGGGTGCAATTCGCCTCCGACCAGGACGGCGAGAATGCGCGCAAGAAGATCGAAACCTATCTGGGCGGCGCGCTCAAGTCGGATCGTCCCACCCATACCATGTAA
- a CDS encoding thymidylate kinase, with protein MKPGLFITVEGIEGVGKSTNMEYVHEALLAAGIQVVLSREPGGTPLGEKIRALLLDHTNERITADTELLLMFAARAQHIAEVIRPALAQGKWVLCDRFTDATYAYQGGGRGIDMARIAALEQWVQGELRPDATLLLDAPVGVGLARAAGRAQQADRFEREQQAFFIKVRQAYLDMASQAPGRYCVIDAAQPLEQVKIQLGEVINRLIKAY; from the coding sequence ATGAAACCAGGTCTGTTTATCACCGTCGAAGGCATCGAAGGGGTGGGCAAGTCCACCAACATGGAATACGTGCATGAAGCGCTGTTGGCGGCAGGTATCCAAGTCGTGTTGAGCCGCGAACCGGGCGGTACCCCGCTGGGTGAAAAGATCCGCGCCCTGTTGTTGGATCACACCAATGAACGCATCACTGCCGACACCGAGCTGCTGCTCATGTTCGCGGCCCGGGCCCAGCATATCGCCGAGGTGATCCGACCGGCCCTGGCGCAGGGCAAGTGGGTGTTATGCGATCGTTTTACCGACGCCACCTATGCCTACCAGGGCGGTGGCCGCGGCATCGACATGGCGCGTATCGCCGCCTTGGAGCAGTGGGTGCAGGGCGAGCTGCGGCCCGACGCCACCCTGCTGCTGGATGCGCCGGTGGGAGTGGGGCTGGCGCGTGCCGCGGGGCGCGCGCAACAGGCCGATCGCTTTGAACGGGAACAGCAGGCCTTTTTCATCAAGGTGCGCCAGGCCTACCTGGACATGGCCAGTCAAGCGCCCGGGCGCTATTGCGTCATCGATGCCGCCCAGCCGCTGGAACAGGTTAAGATACAACTCGGTGAAGTCATCAACCGGCTAATCAAGGCGTATTGA
- a CDS encoding aminodeoxychorismate lyase — translation MSKFVFKLLGISAIGLGLVGGWFAFELFSFQRNAMNVTAEKIFVVEPGSSLSGIARRLHNAGVIEQPRYLSLVGRWRGHAQRLQAGEYRLEPGMTPLQLLDRMVAGEVVQYALTVVEGWTFKEMLQAVAAHEKLSHTLEGLDSAQIMHRLGVAGEHPEGRFLPETYHFAAGLSDVEFLKRAYQAMRALLQREWPLRAAGLPYASPYEALIMASIIEKETAVPAERAEIAGVFVRRLEKGMRLQTDPTVIYGLGEDFDGNIRRRDLRHDTPYNTYTRHGLPPTPIALPGADAVYAALHPAPGESLYFVAKGDGSHHFSATLEEHINAVRQYQLRRQP, via the coding sequence ATATCTAAATTCGTTTTCAAGCTGCTAGGCATCAGCGCCATCGGTCTAGGTCTGGTGGGGGGCTGGTTCGCGTTCGAGCTGTTTAGCTTTCAGCGCAACGCGATGAATGTCACCGCAGAAAAGATCTTCGTGGTTGAGCCGGGCAGCAGCCTGAGTGGGATTGCGCGCCGGCTCCACAACGCGGGGGTGATCGAGCAGCCGCGCTATCTCAGCCTCGTGGGGCGCTGGCGCGGCCACGCGCAACGGCTCCAAGCTGGCGAATACCGCCTCGAACCCGGCATGACGCCGCTGCAACTGCTCGATCGCATGGTGGCCGGCGAGGTGGTGCAATACGCCCTCACCGTTGTCGAAGGCTGGACCTTCAAAGAGATGCTGCAGGCGGTCGCCGCGCATGAAAAGCTGAGCCATACCCTGGAGGGTTTGGACAGCGCCCAAATCATGCACCGCCTGGGGGTGGCGGGGGAGCATCCGGAAGGCCGCTTTCTCCCCGAGACCTATCACTTCGCCGCCGGCCTGAGTGATGTGGAATTCCTCAAACGCGCCTATCAGGCCATGCGCGCGCTCTTGCAACGCGAGTGGCCGCTGCGCGCCGCCGGGCTGCCCTATGCAAGCCCCTACGAGGCTCTGATCATGGCATCCATCATCGAGAAGGAGACCGCCGTGCCGGCGGAGCGGGCCGAAATCGCCGGCGTCTTTGTGCGGCGGCTGGAAAAGGGCATGCGCCTGCAGACCGACCCCACCGTGATCTACGGCCTGGGCGAGGATTTTGACGGCAATATCCGGCGTCGTGACCTACGCCATGACACCCCTTATAACACCTACACCCGTCATGGCCTGCCGCCCACGCCCATCGCCCTGCCGGGCGCCGACGCGGTCTATGCCGCCTTGCATCCCGCGCCGGGTGAAAGCCTGTACTTCGTCGCCAAGGGCGACGGCAGTCACCATTTCTCCGCCACGCTGGAAGAACACATTAACGCAGTGCGACAATACCAACTCAGGCGCCAACCATAA
- a CDS encoding aminodeoxychorismate synthase, component I, giving the protein MLIRPSPCIRRLDSTIDLLALHQSQPERYPYLLESVVHGTPQSRYDILFAFPGAGMEAGDSGFLDQLEQDWRRHHVPVLETELPFAGGWFVYLGYELAAEIEPTLNLPAEQTPLPSAFATRIPAALIRDHHHACTYLVCEPGREALLAQMEADLGDADALIDMPPQVLGVEEDDPQRYLDAVNRIRDYIREGDVFQVNLSRAWRMQLRQTTAIDVYQSLRRHNPAPFAALVNYGGTAIISSSPERLVEVHDARASTRPIAGTRPRSGDQAADRAFSDTLMAHPKERAEHVMLIDLERNDLGRVCQPGSMRVDELMVLESYAHVHHIVSNVSGRLRRGVTPMEVIRAVFPGGTITGCPKVRCMEIIQALEHTARGPYTGSVGYISHCGRMDFNILIRTMLLDGDRLSFRTGAGIVADSVAEHELQETRAKARGLLRALGLDDAASA; this is encoded by the coding sequence ATGTTGATTCGGCCATCACCCTGTATCCGCCGTCTGGACAGCACGATTGATCTGCTGGCGCTGCACCAGTCTCAGCCCGAGCGTTATCCCTACCTGCTTGAGAGCGTGGTACACGGTACGCCGCAGTCGCGCTACGACATCCTGTTCGCTTTTCCGGGCGCTGGCATGGAAGCCGGCGATAGCGGTTTTCTCGACCAACTGGAACAGGACTGGCGGCGTCATCACGTGCCCGTGCTGGAAACGGAGTTGCCGTTTGCGGGCGGCTGGTTTGTCTACCTCGGCTACGAGCTGGCCGCGGAGATAGAACCGACGCTGAATCTGCCGGCTGAACAGACCCCCTTGCCCAGCGCGTTCGCCACCCGCATACCGGCCGCGCTGATCCGTGATCATCACCACGCCTGCACCTATCTTGTCTGCGAACCGGGTCGAGAAGCGTTGCTGGCGCAGATGGAGGCGGACCTTGGCGATGCTGACGCGCTGATTGACATGCCGCCCCAGGTGCTGGGGGTGGAGGAAGATGATCCGCAGCGCTACCTCGACGCTGTGAATCGTATTCGCGATTACATCCGCGAGGGTGATGTGTTCCAGGTCAATCTATCGCGCGCCTGGCGTATGCAGCTGCGCCAGACGACAGCGATCGATGTGTATCAATCGCTGCGCCGCCACAACCCGGCACCGTTTGCGGCGCTGGTGAATTACGGCGGCACGGCCATTATCAGCTCTTCGCCCGAGCGCTTGGTGGAAGTGCACGACGCTCGGGCCAGCACCCGTCCCATTGCCGGCACCCGGCCGCGCAGCGGTGATCAGGCGGCCGACCGGGCCTTTTCGGACACCCTGATGGCCCATCCCAAAGAACGCGCCGAGCATGTCATGCTCATCGATCTGGAGCGCAATGATCTGGGGCGCGTGTGCCAGCCGGGCAGTATGCGCGTGGATGAGTTGATGGTGCTGGAATCCTATGCCCATGTGCACCACATCGTGTCCAATGTCAGCGGCCGTCTGCGCCGCGGGGTCACGCCCATGGAGGTGATTCGGGCGGTGTTTCCCGGCGGCACCATCACCGGCTGTCCCAAGGTGCGTTGCATGGAAATCATTCAGGCGTTGGAACACACGGCGCGCGGTCCCTATACCGGTTCGGTGGGTTACATCAGCCATTGCGGCCGCATGGACTTCAATATTCTGATTCGCACCATGTTGTTGGACGGCGATCGGCTTAGCTTCCGTACCGGTGCCGGTATCGTCGCCGATTCCGTTGCCGAACACGAACTGCAGGAGACCCGCGCCAAGGCGCGCGGCTTATTGCGCGCCCTGGGTTTGGATGATGCCGCATCTGCTTAA